AACATCAGCACCGCTGCCATCCAAAGCAAATTGAGAAAGAAACCGGTCACGGCAAACACCACCTTGGCAACCAACCAGATGACCAGCAATATGACGGCGATTCCAGGCAAAGAATTTTTCATATACAGATAGAAACGGCCCGATATCCCTTATCGCGCCTCTTCAAATCCACCAATCCGAAGTGCATTGATGGCTTGACGCCTTTTCCATCGGTCTGTTAAAACTTGAGGACGCCATCGAAAAGGAAACGGCATTCCTCTCACCGGCCCTAATTCTCCCGACGCCACCAATACGCCTTCCCACCTTAACACGCCATGTTTGCAAACACCCCAGCAGCCAGATCGTCCATCCGTCAACTCGCAGCGCTGCTGATGGCCGGCGTTCTCTCCCTTTCATCGACGTCTTTTTCTGCCGAATTTTTTTGGGACGCTAACACAGGTGCCGCTGGCAACCAGAATGGCAGTGGCCTTTGGAACAACGATCCCGCCAGCCTGA
The genomic region above belongs to Phragmitibacter flavus and contains:
- a CDS encoding hydrophobic protein, producing the protein MKNSLPGIAVILLVIWLVAKVVFAVTGFFLNLLWMAAVLMFVVWLFGKFFGKSTAN